A stretch of DNA from Desulfosarcina ovata subsp. ovata:
TTCAGTTCACCCATGATTTCAGCGAGATTCTTGCCGTCCACATACTCCATAGCAATGAAATAAGCGTTCTGAATTTTACCGAAATCAGCGATCTGGACAATGTTGGGATGCTGCAGCAAAGCTGCCAGACGGGCTTCACGGATAAACATATCGATGAAATCACGGTTGTCTGCCAGATGGGGCAATACTTTTTTCACCGCCACGGTCTTGCGGAAGCCGTCTCCACGCAGGTAGTCCGCCAGAAACAACTCTGCCATGCCGCCTTGGGCAATCTTGCGGGTGAGCAGATAGGGACCGATGCGGGTCATACCCTGCATGGCCTTTTCCATTTTGATTTTCCGGGCCTTGATATTTCGCTCCACCAAAAAGAGGACGCCGGTAGCGACAAGGCCACTGATCACAAGAAAAAAAATCATGTTTATCCGGACGGATCGAACTGCGGCAAGTCGGCCCTGCCCCTTCCAGCCGATGGCAACCGTTCCGATTTTTATGCCGGCATAGGTGACGTCACTTTTAAAAAGCACAATGGCGGTCTCCCCATTAACCACGCCGGATGAGATATCAACGCCATTGATCGTTTCCATGGGACGCTCTTCGTCAAGGGGGGCCATCTGACGGTTGATTCTGGCCGGATTGGAGTGGGCCAGAATTTTCCCCTGATGGTCTGAAATGGCGGCAAATTGAACATTTGAATTCTCCATCACCTCACGAATGGCGACATTCAGGGCGAGGATGTCGGACGACAGGATCGGAGAACCGCTCTTGTCAGCCATGCCCAAGGTCAGGTCGACGCCTTTGTTTAAAAAAGTCTTGTCGGCACTCTCCATCTTTCCCTGAAGAACAAAAAAAACGACAAGATTAAGGGCAATCCAGGCAATCACACCAATGATCACGTGACGTTTGACCGGCGATCCGGACATAAGGGCTTTTACCTTTCCGGCAACGGTATTGATAGTTGTTGTGGACATCTGCTTCATCCACATCATGGTTGTTGACGCTTTGTCGCTAACGGGCATGCTTACGGTCCCTGCCTTCCATTCAGTATTTTTCTCATAAACGCAGTCTAATCGCCAGCGAGTTTTTTAATGATGTCTGCGCAGCGATGGATGATCTTCTTTCTGAGCCATCCCAGGTCCTCCCGGCGGGAAATCTCGATCAGGTTGATGCCACCGGTGAGCACGGTCCGGGCAGTCTGATTCGTTTCGGCTGTCGACCTCACGATCGGATAACGGTCAAGATTGGCTTCGAGCAAAAATGACCGGCTCAGCGGTTTCTGGCAGCCGCAAAGCGGACAGGTCATCTCCCGGCCATCTGCCCTGTCATCCGTGACGCCGGTCCATATGCGCATCTGCTCGCCAAAGGCGTTTATCAACGGACGCACCCCGTTAAATTCTGCGACCAGTAGGATGAAGACGATCAAAATGAAACTGACCAGGGCCGAAAGGAAAAAGATGGTTGTCCAGGAACGGGTCGCACGGCCGTCCTTTGCCATCAGGACTTGGCCGATTTTCGTTCCAGAAAAAACAATATCGGCTGAGAAGCAGACGACTTTAGTTCCGTCCGACATGGTGTATGGCCAATAACTGGCACCGTCATGCCGCTTAACGGTTGTGGCCGGCATCGGCAGCAACTGGGCAACATTGGTAAAAGCGATAATTTTGTTTTTGTGATCGATGATGGTCACATTGACCACCCCGTCAATGGCCTCGACCTCCCGGGCGAGACGGGTCAGGGCCCCCACGTTGCGTTCCAGCAAGGGCAGTGCGGCCTTTTCGGCACTTTCAAGAACCGTTTGCAATCCGCTCGTTGTCACACTCTCGATCAGTCGTCCCTCTTTGGCCGAGAAAAACAGGTAGAAAAAAACGGCAACCACCCACCAGACAAACAAACAGACAAACCAGTGGGTCTTTCTGATGACGCCACGCCTCGATCCTTGCTTCACGACAATTTTTCCTTATTGTTACTGTGTATGTTCGGTCAGGATTCGTATCGCTACGGATTTACCGGCGCGGTTACGGGCTCGGTGATCGTGGCCGCCAAAACGCCCACCGGATGTGCATGCTGTCGTTGGTAACGATTGCCAATTTGCTTAAAAGTATTATGATACCAGTGGATTGTCAAGAAACTTCTCCTTTTGGGAACCCCGGTAAGTGGTCCGTCGCCGGTCTCGGCTTCCGGCGCCCGGCTGATGTGAGAAACAGATCCTTA
This window harbors:
- a CDS encoding protein kinase domain-containing protein gives rise to the protein MSTTTINTVAGKVKALMSGSPVKRHVIIGVIAWIALNLVVFFVLQGKMESADKTFLNKGVDLTLGMADKSGSPILSSDILALNVAIREVMENSNVQFAAISDHQGKILAHSNPARINRQMAPLDEERPMETINGVDISSGVVNGETAIVLFKSDVTYAGIKIGTVAIGWKGQGRLAAVRSVRINMIFFLVISGLVATGVLFLVERNIKARKIKMEKAMQGMTRIGPYLLTRKIAQGGMAELFLADYLRGDGFRKTVAVKKVLPHLADNRDFIDMFIREARLAALLQHPNIVQIADFGKIQNAYFIAMEYVDGKNLAEIMGELKRGLPVDMAIFLILKISNGLHYSHSRKDDKTGKPLNIIHRDISPQNILISMNGEVKLSDFGISKATSEPSLTQAGVIKGKLSYLSPEQAMGKEANHQVDIYALGLVFYEILSGSRLYRFSNDIEAIRTIPQMTIPAIITRRPDIPQGLNDIVMRCLEKSTSKRYQTANELHQDLLKLKNHLGMTYDASDLALFMRNNFEKPEPDPVA